A genomic stretch from Doryrhamphus excisus isolate RoL2022-K1 chromosome 23, RoL_Dexc_1.0, whole genome shotgun sequence includes:
- the LOC131110128 gene encoding pro-neuregulin-2, membrane-bound isoform-like isoform X2, with translation MRLDPVHFSMLVIGVSFACYAPSLNSLQDQAYRSAVVIEGEVRSSPENVSSREPYSVNVKVLDVWPVNSGGLEREQLVTVGDFGSEAPCTTVEKDHRYIFFMDPTGEPYVFKASYAPVDASEPDLKKDVERVLCEDCASAPKLRLMRGQSLVEGDKLYLKCEASGNPSPSFRWYKDGHELQGGKDLRIKTNKKNSKVLISRVRVEDSGNYTCVAENSVGQENVTSIISVQIFTTTTLSLGVSHVRHCNDTEKSYCINGGDCYFIHGINQLSCKCPNDYTGDRCENSVMAGFYKLLRIEFMEAEELYQRRVLTITGICVALLVVGIVCVVAYCKTKKHRKKMQHHLHQNQNQCVEQPNRMLANGPNHPGPGPEEIPMVDVSPNSRNTQQRKYISKSVPTTECVISHGAEGAGNYAGSRMSTRSHHSTTASHASRHEEQTWSMERTDSMNSDCQSGGLSSSVGTSKCSSPACMARRAAHWGCTEVSSPGMQYGDSYDSLRDSPHSDRYVSALTTPARLSPVEFHYPPLPPQVPTFHITSPNTSHALSLPPAAAAYRRDDDQPLLRCPDDRSLYRQPRRPRRPYLTESTGSLPSSPYRLPDEEAYETTQEYASSREPIRSRRRPRRNRLNGHVSQRSAGLRDYTSQSFSQSEEEEEEEEEDDGQGERTPFLSMQNMNMDLPLSVAGYHSSSGADTRTHRGLSRPGTRSNGQSRSSQSQRFKSDNMPL, from the exons ATGAGGCTTGATCCAGTGCATTTCTCCATGCTGGTCATCGGGGTCTCGTTCGCCTGTTACGCCCCGAGTCTCAACTCCCTGCAGGACCAGGCGTACCGATCAGCTGTGGTCATTGAGGGCGAGGTGCGCTCCTCCCCGGAGAACGTCTCCTCCCGGGAGCCGTACAGTGTGAATGTCAAAGTGCTGGACGTGTGGCCCGTCAACAGCGGCGGCCTCGAAAGGGAGCAGCTCGTCACCGTCGGGGACTTCGGTTCCGAGGCCCCATGCACCACGGTGGAGAAGGACCACAGATATATCTTTTTCATGGACCCTACCGGGGAACCCTACGTGTTCAAGGCTTCGTACGCCCCCGTGGACGCCAGCGAGCCGGATCTCAAGAAGGACGTGGAGAGAGTGTTGTGCGAGGACTGCG CCTCCGCTCCTAAGCTGCGACTGATGCGAGGCCAGTCTCTGGTGGAAGGAGACAAACTGTACTTGAAGTGTGAGGCGTCAGGGAATCCAAGCCCCTCCTTCCGCTGGTACAAGGATGGACACGAGCTTCAGGGGGGAAAAGACCTCAGAATAAAAACCAACAA AAAAAACTCCAAGGTGCTGATCAGTCGAGTACGTGTGGAAGACTCTGGAAACTACACCTGTGTGGCTGAAAACTCAGTCGGACAAGAAAACGTCACAAGTATTATCAGCGTGCAGATCT TCACCACCACCACGTTGTCCCTGGGTGTCAGTCATGTGAGGCACTGCAATGACACAGAAAAGTCCTACTGCATCAACGGTGGAGACTGTTACTTCATACATGGTATTAACCAGCTTTCTTGCAA GTGTCCCAATGACTATACGGGGGACCGCTGTGAAAACTCCGTCATGGCCGGTTTCTACA AGCTTCTCAGAATTGAATTTATGG AGGCAGAGGAGCTCTACCAAAGGCGGGTGCTGACGATCACCGGCATCTGTGTGGCCTTGTTGGTGGTTGGCATTGTTTGTGTGGTGGCCTACTGCAAAACCAA GAAGCACAGGAAGAAGATGCAACATCATCTACATCAGAACCAGAATCAGTGTGTGGAGCAGCCAAACCGCATGCTGGCCAATGGGCCCAACCACCCCGGGCCCGGTCCCGAGGAAATTCCCATGGTTGATGTGAGTCCAAACAGTAGAAACACACAGCAGAGAAAG taTATCTCCAAGAGCGTCCCTACCACGGAGTGTGTCATCAGCCATGGAGCTGAGGGTGCCGGCAACTACGCAGGCAGCCGAATGTCTACCCGCTCGCATCACTCGACCACTGCCTCTCATGCATCCAG ACATGAGGAGCAGACGTGGAGCATGGAGAgaacagacagtatgaattccGACTGCCAGTCAGGCGGGCTGTCCAGCTCTGTTGGAACCAGTAAATGCAGCAGTCCAGCTTGTATGGCAAGGAGGGCGGCCCACTGGGGCTGTACGGAGGTATCCAGTCCAGGAATGCAGTACGGGGATTCCTATGACTCGCTAAGAGATTCACCGCACAGTGACAG GTATGTGTCAGCACTGACCACACCAGCGCGCTTGTCTCCGGTGGAGTTCCACTACCCCCCGCTGCCACCCCAGGTTCCCACCTTCCATATCACCTCACCCAACACAAGCCACGCCCTCTCCTTACCACCTGCCGCTGCAGCCTACCGCAGAGATGACGACCAGCCGCTGCTACGCTGTCCTGAT GATCGCAGTTTGTACAGGCAGCCTCGGCGACCGCGGCGGCCATACTTGACAGAGAGCACAGGAAGTCTCCCATCAAGCCCCTACCGCCTCCCTGACGAGGAGGCCTATGAGACTACCCAGGAGTACGCCTCCTCACGGGAACCCATCCGGAGTCGACGCCGCCCGCGACGCAACCGCCTCAACGGACACGTCTCTCAGAGGTCTGCGGGCCTACGGGACTATACGTCACAGagtttcagccaatcagaagaagaagaggaagaggaggaggaagatgacggTCAAGGGGAGCGCACGCCTTTCCTCAGTATGCAGAACATGAACATGGACCTGCCCTTGAGCGTGGCAGGTTACCATTCATCGTCAGGGGCTGACACACGGACTCATCGCGGACTCAGTCGGCCGGGGACTCGAAGTAACGGGCAGAGTCGAAGCTCTCAGTCGCAGCGTTTCAAGTCAGACAACATGCCCCTTTAA
- the LOC131110128 gene encoding pro-neuregulin-2, membrane-bound isoform-like isoform X1 has translation MRLDPVHFSMLVIGVSFACYAPSLNSLQDQAYRSAVVIEGEVRSSPENVSSREPYSVNVKVLDVWPVNSGGLEREQLVTVGDFGSEAPCTTVEKDHRYIFFMDPTGEPYVFKASYAPVDASEPDLKKDVERVLCEDCASAPKLRLMRGQSLVEGDKLYLKCEASGNPSPSFRWYKDGHELQGGKDLRIKTNKKNSKVLISRVRVEDSGNYTCVAENSVGQENVTSIISVQIFTTTTLSLGVSHVRHCNDTEKSYCINGGDCYFIHGINQLSCKCPNDYTGDRCENSVMAGFYKLLRIEFMEAEELYQRRVLTITGICVALLVVGIVCVVAYCKTKKHRKKMQHHLHQNQNQCVEQPNRMLANGPNHPGPGPEEIPMVDVSPNSRNTQQRKVQYISKSVPTTECVISHGAEGAGNYAGSRMSTRSHHSTTASHASRHEEQTWSMERTDSMNSDCQSGGLSSSVGTSKCSSPACMARRAAHWGCTEVSSPGMQYGDSYDSLRDSPHSDRYVSALTTPARLSPVEFHYPPLPPQVPTFHITSPNTSHALSLPPAAAAYRRDDDQPLLRCPDDRSLYRQPRRPRRPYLTESTGSLPSSPYRLPDEEAYETTQEYASSREPIRSRRRPRRNRLNGHVSQRSAGLRDYTSQSFSQSEEEEEEEEEDDGQGERTPFLSMQNMNMDLPLSVAGYHSSSGADTRTHRGLSRPGTRSNGQSRSSQSQRFKSDNMPL, from the exons ATGAGGCTTGATCCAGTGCATTTCTCCATGCTGGTCATCGGGGTCTCGTTCGCCTGTTACGCCCCGAGTCTCAACTCCCTGCAGGACCAGGCGTACCGATCAGCTGTGGTCATTGAGGGCGAGGTGCGCTCCTCCCCGGAGAACGTCTCCTCCCGGGAGCCGTACAGTGTGAATGTCAAAGTGCTGGACGTGTGGCCCGTCAACAGCGGCGGCCTCGAAAGGGAGCAGCTCGTCACCGTCGGGGACTTCGGTTCCGAGGCCCCATGCACCACGGTGGAGAAGGACCACAGATATATCTTTTTCATGGACCCTACCGGGGAACCCTACGTGTTCAAGGCTTCGTACGCCCCCGTGGACGCCAGCGAGCCGGATCTCAAGAAGGACGTGGAGAGAGTGTTGTGCGAGGACTGCG CCTCCGCTCCTAAGCTGCGACTGATGCGAGGCCAGTCTCTGGTGGAAGGAGACAAACTGTACTTGAAGTGTGAGGCGTCAGGGAATCCAAGCCCCTCCTTCCGCTGGTACAAGGATGGACACGAGCTTCAGGGGGGAAAAGACCTCAGAATAAAAACCAACAA AAAAAACTCCAAGGTGCTGATCAGTCGAGTACGTGTGGAAGACTCTGGAAACTACACCTGTGTGGCTGAAAACTCAGTCGGACAAGAAAACGTCACAAGTATTATCAGCGTGCAGATCT TCACCACCACCACGTTGTCCCTGGGTGTCAGTCATGTGAGGCACTGCAATGACACAGAAAAGTCCTACTGCATCAACGGTGGAGACTGTTACTTCATACATGGTATTAACCAGCTTTCTTGCAA GTGTCCCAATGACTATACGGGGGACCGCTGTGAAAACTCCGTCATGGCCGGTTTCTACA AGCTTCTCAGAATTGAATTTATGG AGGCAGAGGAGCTCTACCAAAGGCGGGTGCTGACGATCACCGGCATCTGTGTGGCCTTGTTGGTGGTTGGCATTGTTTGTGTGGTGGCCTACTGCAAAACCAA GAAGCACAGGAAGAAGATGCAACATCATCTACATCAGAACCAGAATCAGTGTGTGGAGCAGCCAAACCGCATGCTGGCCAATGGGCCCAACCACCCCGGGCCCGGTCCCGAGGAAATTCCCATGGTTGATGTGAGTCCAAACAGTAGAAACACACAGCAGAGAAAGGTACAG taTATCTCCAAGAGCGTCCCTACCACGGAGTGTGTCATCAGCCATGGAGCTGAGGGTGCCGGCAACTACGCAGGCAGCCGAATGTCTACCCGCTCGCATCACTCGACCACTGCCTCTCATGCATCCAG ACATGAGGAGCAGACGTGGAGCATGGAGAgaacagacagtatgaattccGACTGCCAGTCAGGCGGGCTGTCCAGCTCTGTTGGAACCAGTAAATGCAGCAGTCCAGCTTGTATGGCAAGGAGGGCGGCCCACTGGGGCTGTACGGAGGTATCCAGTCCAGGAATGCAGTACGGGGATTCCTATGACTCGCTAAGAGATTCACCGCACAGTGACAG GTATGTGTCAGCACTGACCACACCAGCGCGCTTGTCTCCGGTGGAGTTCCACTACCCCCCGCTGCCACCCCAGGTTCCCACCTTCCATATCACCTCACCCAACACAAGCCACGCCCTCTCCTTACCACCTGCCGCTGCAGCCTACCGCAGAGATGACGACCAGCCGCTGCTACGCTGTCCTGAT GATCGCAGTTTGTACAGGCAGCCTCGGCGACCGCGGCGGCCATACTTGACAGAGAGCACAGGAAGTCTCCCATCAAGCCCCTACCGCCTCCCTGACGAGGAGGCCTATGAGACTACCCAGGAGTACGCCTCCTCACGGGAACCCATCCGGAGTCGACGCCGCCCGCGACGCAACCGCCTCAACGGACACGTCTCTCAGAGGTCTGCGGGCCTACGGGACTATACGTCACAGagtttcagccaatcagaagaagaagaggaagaggaggaggaagatgacggTCAAGGGGAGCGCACGCCTTTCCTCAGTATGCAGAACATGAACATGGACCTGCCCTTGAGCGTGGCAGGTTACCATTCATCGTCAGGGGCTGACACACGGACTCATCGCGGACTCAGTCGGCCGGGGACTCGAAGTAACGGGCAGAGTCGAAGCTCTCAGTCGCAGCGTTTCAAGTCAGACAACATGCCCCTTTAA
- the LOC131110128 gene encoding pro-neuregulin-2, membrane-bound isoform-like isoform X3, with product MRLDPVHFSMLVIGVSFACYAPSLNSLQDQAYRSAVVIEGEVRSSPENVSSREPYSVNVKVLDVWPVNSGGLEREQLVTVGDFGSEAPCTTVEKDHRYIFFMDPTGEPYVFKASYAPVDASEPDLKKDVERVLCEDCASAPKLRLMRGQSLVEGDKLYLKCEASGNPSPSFRWYKDGHELQGGKDLRIKTNKKNSKVLISRVRVEDSGNYTCVAENSVGQENVTSIISVQIFTTTTLSLGVSHVRHCNDTEKSYCINGGDCYFIHGINQLSCKCPNDYTGDRCENSVMAGFYKAEELYQRRVLTITGICVALLVVGIVCVVAYCKTKKHRKKMQHHLHQNQNQCVEQPNRMLANGPNHPGPGPEEIPMVDVSPNSRNTQQRKVQYISKSVPTTECVISHGAEGAGNYAGSRMSTRSHHSTTASHASRHEEQTWSMERTDSMNSDCQSGGLSSSVGTSKCSSPACMARRAAHWGCTEVSSPGMQYGDSYDSLRDSPHSDRYVSALTTPARLSPVEFHYPPLPPQVPTFHITSPNTSHALSLPPAAAAYRRDDDQPLLRCPDDRSLYRQPRRPRRPYLTESTGSLPSSPYRLPDEEAYETTQEYASSREPIRSRRRPRRNRLNGHVSQRSAGLRDYTSQSFSQSEEEEEEEEEDDGQGERTPFLSMQNMNMDLPLSVAGYHSSSGADTRTHRGLSRPGTRSNGQSRSSQSQRFKSDNMPL from the exons ATGAGGCTTGATCCAGTGCATTTCTCCATGCTGGTCATCGGGGTCTCGTTCGCCTGTTACGCCCCGAGTCTCAACTCCCTGCAGGACCAGGCGTACCGATCAGCTGTGGTCATTGAGGGCGAGGTGCGCTCCTCCCCGGAGAACGTCTCCTCCCGGGAGCCGTACAGTGTGAATGTCAAAGTGCTGGACGTGTGGCCCGTCAACAGCGGCGGCCTCGAAAGGGAGCAGCTCGTCACCGTCGGGGACTTCGGTTCCGAGGCCCCATGCACCACGGTGGAGAAGGACCACAGATATATCTTTTTCATGGACCCTACCGGGGAACCCTACGTGTTCAAGGCTTCGTACGCCCCCGTGGACGCCAGCGAGCCGGATCTCAAGAAGGACGTGGAGAGAGTGTTGTGCGAGGACTGCG CCTCCGCTCCTAAGCTGCGACTGATGCGAGGCCAGTCTCTGGTGGAAGGAGACAAACTGTACTTGAAGTGTGAGGCGTCAGGGAATCCAAGCCCCTCCTTCCGCTGGTACAAGGATGGACACGAGCTTCAGGGGGGAAAAGACCTCAGAATAAAAACCAACAA AAAAAACTCCAAGGTGCTGATCAGTCGAGTACGTGTGGAAGACTCTGGAAACTACACCTGTGTGGCTGAAAACTCAGTCGGACAAGAAAACGTCACAAGTATTATCAGCGTGCAGATCT TCACCACCACCACGTTGTCCCTGGGTGTCAGTCATGTGAGGCACTGCAATGACACAGAAAAGTCCTACTGCATCAACGGTGGAGACTGTTACTTCATACATGGTATTAACCAGCTTTCTTGCAA GTGTCCCAATGACTATACGGGGGACCGCTGTGAAAACTCCGTCATGGCCGGTTTCTACA AGGCAGAGGAGCTCTACCAAAGGCGGGTGCTGACGATCACCGGCATCTGTGTGGCCTTGTTGGTGGTTGGCATTGTTTGTGTGGTGGCCTACTGCAAAACCAA GAAGCACAGGAAGAAGATGCAACATCATCTACATCAGAACCAGAATCAGTGTGTGGAGCAGCCAAACCGCATGCTGGCCAATGGGCCCAACCACCCCGGGCCCGGTCCCGAGGAAATTCCCATGGTTGATGTGAGTCCAAACAGTAGAAACACACAGCAGAGAAAGGTACAG taTATCTCCAAGAGCGTCCCTACCACGGAGTGTGTCATCAGCCATGGAGCTGAGGGTGCCGGCAACTACGCAGGCAGCCGAATGTCTACCCGCTCGCATCACTCGACCACTGCCTCTCATGCATCCAG ACATGAGGAGCAGACGTGGAGCATGGAGAgaacagacagtatgaattccGACTGCCAGTCAGGCGGGCTGTCCAGCTCTGTTGGAACCAGTAAATGCAGCAGTCCAGCTTGTATGGCAAGGAGGGCGGCCCACTGGGGCTGTACGGAGGTATCCAGTCCAGGAATGCAGTACGGGGATTCCTATGACTCGCTAAGAGATTCACCGCACAGTGACAG GTATGTGTCAGCACTGACCACACCAGCGCGCTTGTCTCCGGTGGAGTTCCACTACCCCCCGCTGCCACCCCAGGTTCCCACCTTCCATATCACCTCACCCAACACAAGCCACGCCCTCTCCTTACCACCTGCCGCTGCAGCCTACCGCAGAGATGACGACCAGCCGCTGCTACGCTGTCCTGAT GATCGCAGTTTGTACAGGCAGCCTCGGCGACCGCGGCGGCCATACTTGACAGAGAGCACAGGAAGTCTCCCATCAAGCCCCTACCGCCTCCCTGACGAGGAGGCCTATGAGACTACCCAGGAGTACGCCTCCTCACGGGAACCCATCCGGAGTCGACGCCGCCCGCGACGCAACCGCCTCAACGGACACGTCTCTCAGAGGTCTGCGGGCCTACGGGACTATACGTCACAGagtttcagccaatcagaagaagaagaggaagaggaggaggaagatgacggTCAAGGGGAGCGCACGCCTTTCCTCAGTATGCAGAACATGAACATGGACCTGCCCTTGAGCGTGGCAGGTTACCATTCATCGTCAGGGGCTGACACACGGACTCATCGCGGACTCAGTCGGCCGGGGACTCGAAGTAACGGGCAGAGTCGAAGCTCTCAGTCGCAGCGTTTCAAGTCAGACAACATGCCCCTTTAA
- the LOC131110128 gene encoding pro-neuregulin-2, membrane-bound isoform-like isoform X4, whose product MRLDPVHFSMLVIGVSFACYAPSLNSLQDQAYRSAVVIEGEVRSSPENVSSREPYSVNVKVLDVWPVNSGGLEREQLVTVGDFGSEAPCTTVEKDHRYIFFMDPTGEPYVFKASYAPVDASEPDLKKDVERVLCEDCASAPKLRLMRGQSLVEGDKLYLKCEASGNPSPSFRWYKDGHELQGGKDLRIKTNKKNSKVLISRVRVEDSGNYTCVAENSVGQENVTSIISVQIFTTTTLSLGVSHVRHCNDTEKSYCINGGDCYFIHGINQLSCKCPNDYTGDRCENSVMAGFYKLLRIEFMEAEELYQRRVLTITGICVALLVVGIVCVVAYCKTKKHRKKMQHHLHQNQNQCVEQPNRMLANGPNHPGPGPEEIPMVDYISKSVPTTECVISHGAEGAGNYAGSRMSTRSHHSTTASHASRHEEQTWSMERTDSMNSDCQSGGLSSSVGTSKCSSPACMARRAAHWGCTEVSSPGMQYGDSYDSLRDSPHSDRYVSALTTPARLSPVEFHYPPLPPQVPTFHITSPNTSHALSLPPAAAAYRRDDDQPLLRCPDDRSLYRQPRRPRRPYLTESTGSLPSSPYRLPDEEAYETTQEYASSREPIRSRRRPRRNRLNGHVSQRSAGLRDYTSQSFSQSEEEEEEEEEDDGQGERTPFLSMQNMNMDLPLSVAGYHSSSGADTRTHRGLSRPGTRSNGQSRSSQSQRFKSDNMPL is encoded by the exons ATGAGGCTTGATCCAGTGCATTTCTCCATGCTGGTCATCGGGGTCTCGTTCGCCTGTTACGCCCCGAGTCTCAACTCCCTGCAGGACCAGGCGTACCGATCAGCTGTGGTCATTGAGGGCGAGGTGCGCTCCTCCCCGGAGAACGTCTCCTCCCGGGAGCCGTACAGTGTGAATGTCAAAGTGCTGGACGTGTGGCCCGTCAACAGCGGCGGCCTCGAAAGGGAGCAGCTCGTCACCGTCGGGGACTTCGGTTCCGAGGCCCCATGCACCACGGTGGAGAAGGACCACAGATATATCTTTTTCATGGACCCTACCGGGGAACCCTACGTGTTCAAGGCTTCGTACGCCCCCGTGGACGCCAGCGAGCCGGATCTCAAGAAGGACGTGGAGAGAGTGTTGTGCGAGGACTGCG CCTCCGCTCCTAAGCTGCGACTGATGCGAGGCCAGTCTCTGGTGGAAGGAGACAAACTGTACTTGAAGTGTGAGGCGTCAGGGAATCCAAGCCCCTCCTTCCGCTGGTACAAGGATGGACACGAGCTTCAGGGGGGAAAAGACCTCAGAATAAAAACCAACAA AAAAAACTCCAAGGTGCTGATCAGTCGAGTACGTGTGGAAGACTCTGGAAACTACACCTGTGTGGCTGAAAACTCAGTCGGACAAGAAAACGTCACAAGTATTATCAGCGTGCAGATCT TCACCACCACCACGTTGTCCCTGGGTGTCAGTCATGTGAGGCACTGCAATGACACAGAAAAGTCCTACTGCATCAACGGTGGAGACTGTTACTTCATACATGGTATTAACCAGCTTTCTTGCAA GTGTCCCAATGACTATACGGGGGACCGCTGTGAAAACTCCGTCATGGCCGGTTTCTACA AGCTTCTCAGAATTGAATTTATGG AGGCAGAGGAGCTCTACCAAAGGCGGGTGCTGACGATCACCGGCATCTGTGTGGCCTTGTTGGTGGTTGGCATTGTTTGTGTGGTGGCCTACTGCAAAACCAA GAAGCACAGGAAGAAGATGCAACATCATCTACATCAGAACCAGAATCAGTGTGTGGAGCAGCCAAACCGCATGCTGGCCAATGGGCCCAACCACCCCGGGCCCGGTCCCGAGGAAATTCCCATGGTTGAT taTATCTCCAAGAGCGTCCCTACCACGGAGTGTGTCATCAGCCATGGAGCTGAGGGTGCCGGCAACTACGCAGGCAGCCGAATGTCTACCCGCTCGCATCACTCGACCACTGCCTCTCATGCATCCAG ACATGAGGAGCAGACGTGGAGCATGGAGAgaacagacagtatgaattccGACTGCCAGTCAGGCGGGCTGTCCAGCTCTGTTGGAACCAGTAAATGCAGCAGTCCAGCTTGTATGGCAAGGAGGGCGGCCCACTGGGGCTGTACGGAGGTATCCAGTCCAGGAATGCAGTACGGGGATTCCTATGACTCGCTAAGAGATTCACCGCACAGTGACAG GTATGTGTCAGCACTGACCACACCAGCGCGCTTGTCTCCGGTGGAGTTCCACTACCCCCCGCTGCCACCCCAGGTTCCCACCTTCCATATCACCTCACCCAACACAAGCCACGCCCTCTCCTTACCACCTGCCGCTGCAGCCTACCGCAGAGATGACGACCAGCCGCTGCTACGCTGTCCTGAT GATCGCAGTTTGTACAGGCAGCCTCGGCGACCGCGGCGGCCATACTTGACAGAGAGCACAGGAAGTCTCCCATCAAGCCCCTACCGCCTCCCTGACGAGGAGGCCTATGAGACTACCCAGGAGTACGCCTCCTCACGGGAACCCATCCGGAGTCGACGCCGCCCGCGACGCAACCGCCTCAACGGACACGTCTCTCAGAGGTCTGCGGGCCTACGGGACTATACGTCACAGagtttcagccaatcagaagaagaagaggaagaggaggaggaagatgacggTCAAGGGGAGCGCACGCCTTTCCTCAGTATGCAGAACATGAACATGGACCTGCCCTTGAGCGTGGCAGGTTACCATTCATCGTCAGGGGCTGACACACGGACTCATCGCGGACTCAGTCGGCCGGGGACTCGAAGTAACGGGCAGAGTCGAAGCTCTCAGTCGCAGCGTTTCAAGTCAGACAACATGCCCCTTTAA
- the LOC131110128 gene encoding pro-neuregulin-2, membrane-bound isoform-like isoform X5 codes for MRLDPVHFSMLVIGVSFACYAPSLNSLQDQAYRSAVVIEGEVRSSPENVSSREPYSVNVKVLDVWPVNSGGLEREQLVTVGDFGSEAPCTTVEKDHRYIFFMDPTGEPYVFKASYAPVDASEPDLKKDVERVLCEDCASAPKLRLMRGQSLVEGDKLYLKCEASGNPSPSFRWYKDGHELQGGKDLRIKTNKKNSKVLISRVRVEDSGNYTCVAENSVGQENVTSIISVQIFTTTTLSLGVSHVRHCNDTEKSYCINGGDCYFIHGINQLSCKCPNDYTGDRCENSVMAGFYKAEELYQRRVLTITGICVALLVVGIVCVVAYCKTKKHRKKMQHHLHQNQNQCVEQPNRMLANGPNHPGPGPEEIPMVDYISKSVPTTECVISHGAEGAGNYAGSRMSTRSHHSTTASHASRHEEQTWSMERTDSMNSDCQSGGLSSSVGTSKCSSPACMARRAAHWGCTEVSSPGMQYGDSYDSLRDSPHSDRYVSALTTPARLSPVEFHYPPLPPQVPTFHITSPNTSHALSLPPAAAAYRRDDDQPLLRCPDDRSLYRQPRRPRRPYLTESTGSLPSSPYRLPDEEAYETTQEYASSREPIRSRRRPRRNRLNGHVSQRSAGLRDYTSQSFSQSEEEEEEEEEDDGQGERTPFLSMQNMNMDLPLSVAGYHSSSGADTRTHRGLSRPGTRSNGQSRSSQSQRFKSDNMPL; via the exons ATGAGGCTTGATCCAGTGCATTTCTCCATGCTGGTCATCGGGGTCTCGTTCGCCTGTTACGCCCCGAGTCTCAACTCCCTGCAGGACCAGGCGTACCGATCAGCTGTGGTCATTGAGGGCGAGGTGCGCTCCTCCCCGGAGAACGTCTCCTCCCGGGAGCCGTACAGTGTGAATGTCAAAGTGCTGGACGTGTGGCCCGTCAACAGCGGCGGCCTCGAAAGGGAGCAGCTCGTCACCGTCGGGGACTTCGGTTCCGAGGCCCCATGCACCACGGTGGAGAAGGACCACAGATATATCTTTTTCATGGACCCTACCGGGGAACCCTACGTGTTCAAGGCTTCGTACGCCCCCGTGGACGCCAGCGAGCCGGATCTCAAGAAGGACGTGGAGAGAGTGTTGTGCGAGGACTGCG CCTCCGCTCCTAAGCTGCGACTGATGCGAGGCCAGTCTCTGGTGGAAGGAGACAAACTGTACTTGAAGTGTGAGGCGTCAGGGAATCCAAGCCCCTCCTTCCGCTGGTACAAGGATGGACACGAGCTTCAGGGGGGAAAAGACCTCAGAATAAAAACCAACAA AAAAAACTCCAAGGTGCTGATCAGTCGAGTACGTGTGGAAGACTCTGGAAACTACACCTGTGTGGCTGAAAACTCAGTCGGACAAGAAAACGTCACAAGTATTATCAGCGTGCAGATCT TCACCACCACCACGTTGTCCCTGGGTGTCAGTCATGTGAGGCACTGCAATGACACAGAAAAGTCCTACTGCATCAACGGTGGAGACTGTTACTTCATACATGGTATTAACCAGCTTTCTTGCAA GTGTCCCAATGACTATACGGGGGACCGCTGTGAAAACTCCGTCATGGCCGGTTTCTACA AGGCAGAGGAGCTCTACCAAAGGCGGGTGCTGACGATCACCGGCATCTGTGTGGCCTTGTTGGTGGTTGGCATTGTTTGTGTGGTGGCCTACTGCAAAACCAA GAAGCACAGGAAGAAGATGCAACATCATCTACATCAGAACCAGAATCAGTGTGTGGAGCAGCCAAACCGCATGCTGGCCAATGGGCCCAACCACCCCGGGCCCGGTCCCGAGGAAATTCCCATGGTTGAT taTATCTCCAAGAGCGTCCCTACCACGGAGTGTGTCATCAGCCATGGAGCTGAGGGTGCCGGCAACTACGCAGGCAGCCGAATGTCTACCCGCTCGCATCACTCGACCACTGCCTCTCATGCATCCAG ACATGAGGAGCAGACGTGGAGCATGGAGAgaacagacagtatgaattccGACTGCCAGTCAGGCGGGCTGTCCAGCTCTGTTGGAACCAGTAAATGCAGCAGTCCAGCTTGTATGGCAAGGAGGGCGGCCCACTGGGGCTGTACGGAGGTATCCAGTCCAGGAATGCAGTACGGGGATTCCTATGACTCGCTAAGAGATTCACCGCACAGTGACAG GTATGTGTCAGCACTGACCACACCAGCGCGCTTGTCTCCGGTGGAGTTCCACTACCCCCCGCTGCCACCCCAGGTTCCCACCTTCCATATCACCTCACCCAACACAAGCCACGCCCTCTCCTTACCACCTGCCGCTGCAGCCTACCGCAGAGATGACGACCAGCCGCTGCTACGCTGTCCTGAT GATCGCAGTTTGTACAGGCAGCCTCGGCGACCGCGGCGGCCATACTTGACAGAGAGCACAGGAAGTCTCCCATCAAGCCCCTACCGCCTCCCTGACGAGGAGGCCTATGAGACTACCCAGGAGTACGCCTCCTCACGGGAACCCATCCGGAGTCGACGCCGCCCGCGACGCAACCGCCTCAACGGACACGTCTCTCAGAGGTCTGCGGGCCTACGGGACTATACGTCACAGagtttcagccaatcagaagaagaagaggaagaggaggaggaagatgacggTCAAGGGGAGCGCACGCCTTTCCTCAGTATGCAGAACATGAACATGGACCTGCCCTTGAGCGTGGCAGGTTACCATTCATCGTCAGGGGCTGACACACGGACTCATCGCGGACTCAGTCGGCCGGGGACTCGAAGTAACGGGCAGAGTCGAAGCTCTCAGTCGCAGCGTTTCAAGTCAGACAACATGCCCCTTTAA